A window from Pokkaliibacter sp. MBI-7 encodes these proteins:
- a CDS encoding electron transfer flavoprotein subunit beta/FixA family protein, with product MKVLVAVKRVIDYNVKVRVKADQTDVDLANVKMALNPFCEIAVEEAVRLKEQGVATEIVVVSVGDKACQEQLRTALALGADRAIQVDAANGLDSLNIAKLLAKLVEQEQPGLVILGKQAIDSDNNQTGQMLAALTGMPQATFASAVVVDGDKVSVTREVDGGLQTLNLNLPAVVTTDLRLNEPRYASLPNIMKAKKKPLDVKTPADLGVTIKNHVQLLKVEAPAERQGGIKVASVEELVAKLKNEAKVLG from the coding sequence ATGAAAGTCTTAGTCGCCGTCAAACGTGTCATTGACTACAACGTCAAAGTGCGGGTCAAGGCAGATCAGACCGATGTCGATCTGGCCAACGTCAAAATGGCCCTCAATCCATTCTGTGAAATCGCTGTCGAAGAAGCAGTACGCCTGAAAGAGCAGGGCGTGGCCACTGAGATCGTGGTGGTTTCTGTCGGCGATAAAGCCTGTCAGGAACAGCTGCGCACTGCGCTGGCTCTGGGGGCTGACCGTGCCATTCAGGTCGATGCCGCCAATGGTCTGGACTCCCTCAATATTGCCAAGCTGCTGGCTAAGCTGGTCGAGCAGGAGCAGCCCGGTCTGGTCATTCTCGGCAAGCAGGCTATCGACTCCGACAACAACCAGACAGGTCAGATGCTGGCGGCGCTGACCGGTATGCCTCAGGCAACTTTCGCCTCTGCCGTGGTGGTGGACGGTGACAAAGTCAGCGTCACCCGTGAAGTCGACGGTGGCCTGCAAACTCTCAACCTCAACCTGCCTGCCGTGGTGACCACGGACCTGCGTCTCAATGAGCCGCGTTATGCCTCGCTGCCCAACATCATGAAGGCCAAGAAAAAGCCGCTGGATGTGAAGACTCCGGCCGATCTCGGCGTGACGATCAAAAACCATGTACAGCTGTTGAAAGTCGAAGCACCTGCTGAGCGTCAGGGCGGTATCAAGGTCGCGTCGGTGGAAGAGCTGGTGGCCAAACTGAAGAACGAAGCCAAAGTGTTGGGGTGA
- a CDS encoding FAD-binding protein produces MSILVVAEHDNHSLKPATLNTLGAAQQLGNDITVLVAGQHCGAVAEQAARAAGVSKVILADSPAYARQLAENMATLIVAQAAGHDYVLAPSTTTGKNVLPRVAALLDVAQLSDIVAVVSADTFKRPIYAGNAIATVQSLDPVKVITVRTTAFDAVAAEGSNAAIEAVDAGQDSGLSRHVSDEVVVSDRPELTAAGIVVSGGRGVGSKENFAVIESLADKLGAAVGASRAAVDAGFAPNDIQVGQTGKIVAPQLYVAVGISGAIQHLAGMKDSKVIVAINKDEEAPIFQVADYGLVADLFTALPELEKQV; encoded by the coding sequence ATGAGCATTCTGGTTGTAGCAGAACACGATAACCACAGCCTGAAACCGGCGACCCTCAATACTCTGGGCGCGGCACAGCAGCTGGGTAACGACATTACCGTGCTGGTCGCCGGTCAGCACTGCGGCGCGGTTGCCGAACAGGCGGCCAGAGCGGCAGGAGTGAGCAAGGTCATTCTGGCGGACTCACCCGCCTATGCCCGGCAGCTGGCGGAAAATATGGCGACCCTGATTGTGGCTCAGGCCGCCGGGCATGACTACGTGCTGGCACCCTCCACCACCACCGGCAAGAACGTCTTGCCGCGGGTGGCAGCGCTTCTGGATGTGGCGCAGCTGTCTGACATCGTCGCCGTGGTCAGTGCCGATACGTTCAAACGCCCGATTTACGCTGGCAATGCCATCGCCACCGTGCAGAGCCTCGATCCGGTGAAAGTGATCACCGTGCGCACCACCGCTTTCGACGCCGTGGCTGCCGAGGGCAGCAACGCCGCCATTGAAGCGGTAGACGCAGGGCAGGACTCCGGCCTGTCACGCCATGTCAGTGATGAAGTGGTGGTGTCTGACCGCCCTGAGCTGACTGCCGCAGGTATCGTGGTTTCCGGTGGACGTGGTGTCGGCTCGAAGGAGAATTTCGCGGTGATTGAATCGCTGGCCGACAAGCTCGGTGCGGCGGTGGGTGCGTCCCGTGCCGCCGTGGATGCAGGCTTTGCTCCCAACGATATTCAGGTGGGCCAGACCGGCAAGATCGTCGCACCTCAGCTGTATGTTGCGGTCGGTATTTCCGGCGCTATTCAGCATCTGGCCGGGATGAAGGATTCCAAAGTCATCGTCGCTATTAACAAGGACGAAGAGGCACCGATTTTCCAGGTGGCTGATTATGGGCTGGTAGCAGATTTGTTTACTGCATTGCCGGAGCTGGAAAAGCAGGTCTGA
- the fadB gene encoding fatty acid oxidation complex subunit alpha FadB, giving the protein MEFSGQAIQVSALGDGIYEVCFNLAGESVNKFNQTTLNELKDVAAGLTATAGIRGVLFSSAKDVFIVGADITEFNQMFSASEDEIRGHIAGLNAIFNSVEDLPCPTVVAINGIALGGGFEMCLSCDFRVMSESARVGLPEVKLGIYPGWGGTVRLPRLIGADNAIEWICTGAEKRADAAFKDGAVDAVVSADKLRDAALDLLQKAIAGEFSHNARRQEKQNALPLSEIEKMMVFESAKGVVGAKAGPHYPAPMEVIATIQKAARHGRDKALDIESKGFAKLAKTSVTAALVGLFLKDQFLKKQAKAYEASAQPVKQAAVLGAGIMGGGVAYQSAVKGTPIIMKDIAPKALELGLSEANKLLLKQVEREKITAEQMARTLNQITPALSYGEFGHVDLVVEAVVENPKVKSAVLAEVEGVVRDDAILTSNTSTISISLLAQALKRPENFCGMHFFNPVHRMPLVEVIRGEKTSEKAVATTVAYARAMGKTPIVVNDCPGFLVNRILFPYFAGFSKLMADGADFRQVDKVMEGFGWPMGPAYLLDVVGIDTACHADKVMAAGFPDRMAHEGTTVIEKLYELGRYGQKNSQGFYVYKEDKRGKPKKVVDEAVFALLRDITGEQKAFEADDIIARMMIPMCIETARCLEDGIVSSAAEADMGLIYGIGFPPFRGGALQYIDAMGMAAFVELASRYAHLGKLYQPTERMLQMAQQGETYYPAATPASH; this is encoded by the coding sequence ATGGAGTTTTCAGGTCAGGCCATTCAGGTCTCCGCTCTGGGCGATGGCATCTATGAGGTGTGCTTCAATCTGGCGGGGGAGTCGGTCAACAAGTTCAACCAGACCACCCTCAACGAGCTGAAGGACGTGGCCGCTGGTCTGACCGCGACCGCAGGCATCAGGGGTGTACTGTTCAGCAGCGCCAAGGACGTGTTTATCGTCGGTGCTGATATCACCGAATTCAATCAGATGTTCTCGGCGTCCGAAGACGAGATCAGAGGCCACATCGCTGGCCTTAACGCCATCTTCAATAGCGTCGAAGATCTGCCTTGCCCCACCGTTGTCGCCATCAATGGTATTGCCCTCGGTGGCGGCTTCGAGATGTGTCTGTCCTGTGACTTCCGCGTCATGAGCGAGAGTGCCAGGGTTGGTCTGCCTGAAGTCAAACTGGGCATCTATCCCGGCTGGGGTGGCACCGTGCGTCTGCCACGTCTGATCGGGGCCGACAACGCCATCGAGTGGATCTGTACCGGTGCGGAAAAACGTGCTGATGCCGCCTTCAAAGACGGTGCTGTCGATGCCGTGGTCAGCGCTGACAAGCTGCGTGATGCGGCACTGGACCTGTTGCAGAAAGCCATTGCCGGTGAGTTCAGTCACAACGCCCGCCGTCAGGAAAAGCAGAACGCACTGCCGCTGTCCGAAATTGAAAAGATGATGGTGTTCGAGAGCGCCAAGGGTGTGGTCGGTGCCAAGGCGGGTCCACACTATCCGGCACCGATGGAAGTCATTGCTACCATCCAGAAAGCCGCTCGTCATGGTCGTGACAAGGCGCTGGACATCGAGTCCAAGGGCTTTGCCAAACTGGCCAAAACCTCAGTGACGGCGGCTCTGGTGGGGCTGTTCCTCAAGGATCAGTTCCTCAAGAAGCAGGCCAAAGCCTATGAAGCCAGCGCTCAGCCAGTAAAACAGGCAGCGGTGCTGGGCGCCGGCATCATGGGTGGCGGAGTGGCTTATCAGTCAGCGGTGAAAGGCACGCCGATCATCATGAAAGACATCGCGCCAAAGGCACTGGAGCTGGGCCTGAGCGAAGCCAACAAGCTGCTGCTGAAGCAGGTTGAGCGCGAGAAAATCACTGCCGAACAGATGGCGCGGACCCTCAACCAGATTACCCCGGCGCTGTCCTATGGTGAATTCGGCCATGTCGATCTGGTAGTGGAAGCCGTGGTAGAGAATCCCAAGGTTAAGAGCGCGGTGCTGGCCGAAGTGGAAGGCGTGGTGCGTGATGATGCCATCCTCACCTCCAATACCTCGACCATCTCCATCAGCCTGCTGGCGCAGGCGCTGAAGCGTCCGGAAAACTTCTGCGGCATGCACTTCTTCAACCCGGTGCACCGCATGCCACTGGTGGAAGTCATCCGTGGTGAGAAAACCAGCGAGAAGGCTGTAGCCACTACGGTGGCCTACGCCAGAGCCATGGGCAAAACCCCCATCGTGGTCAATGACTGCCCGGGCTTCCTGGTGAACCGCATCCTGTTCCCCTATTTTGCCGGCTTCTCCAAACTGATGGCCGACGGTGCCGATTTCCGTCAGGTCGACAAGGTCATGGAAGGTTTCGGCTGGCCCATGGGCCCGGCTTATCTGCTCGACGTGGTCGGTATTGATACCGCCTGTCACGCTGACAAGGTAATGGCAGCAGGCTTCCCCGACCGCATGGCCCATGAAGGCACCACCGTGATCGAGAAGCTGTATGAACTGGGCCGTTATGGTCAGAAGAACAGCCAGGGCTTCTATGTCTACAAGGAAGACAAGCGCGGCAAACCGAAGAAAGTAGTGGATGAGGCTGTTTTTGCCTTGCTGCGCGATATTACCGGCGAGCAGAAAGCCTTTGAGGCGGACGACATCATCGCCCGCATGATGATCCCCATGTGTATCGAAACCGCCCGCTGCCTGGAAGACGGCATCGTCAGCAGCGCCGCCGAGGCGGATATGGGCCTGATTTACGGCATCGGTTTCCCACCATTCCGTGGTGGTGCGCTGCAGTACATCGACGCCATGGGCATGGCGGCCTTTGTTGAGCTGGCGTCCCGCTATGCTCACCTCGGCAAGCTGTATCAGCCCACCGAGCGCATGCTGCAGATGGCACAACAGGGTGAAACCTACTACCCCGCAGCGACCCCAGCCAGCCACTGA
- the fadA gene encoding acetyl-CoA C-acyltransferase FadA, protein MSKLQPNDVVVIDCARTAMGKSKGGVFRNVRAENMSGELVKALFARNPGVDQNDVEDLIWGCVNQTKEQGFNVARSVSLLAGLPISVAAQTVSRLCGSSMAALHTAAQGIMTGNGDVFVVGGVEHMGHVNMLHGLDINPAMSKHVAKASMMMGVTAEMLARMHGIGREPQDAFGARSHQRAMAATLEGRFDREIIGIEGHDENGFRSLISRDEVIRDGVTAESLAELPPAFIPKVGTVTAGTSSAISDGASAMILMSAKRAQELGLKPIAVIRAMAVSGCDPSIMGYGPVPATKKALKRAGLSMEDIDIIELNEAFAAQALPVLKDLKVLDKMDDKVNLNGGAIALGHPFGCSGTRISTTLLNVMQQQDATLGLATMCIGMGQGISTIFERL, encoded by the coding sequence ATGTCCAAACTTCAACCCAATGATGTGGTGGTGATCGACTGTGCCCGCACCGCCATGGGTAAATCCAAAGGTGGCGTGTTCCGCAATGTGCGCGCCGAGAATATGTCCGGTGAGCTGGTCAAGGCGCTGTTTGCCCGTAACCCCGGCGTTGACCAGAACGATGTGGAAGACCTGATCTGGGGCTGCGTCAACCAGACCAAGGAGCAGGGCTTCAACGTCGCCCGCTCGGTGTCGCTGCTGGCCGGGCTGCCCATCAGTGTGGCGGCGCAGACCGTCAGCCGTCTGTGTGGTTCATCCATGGCCGCACTGCATACCGCGGCGCAGGGCATCATGACCGGTAACGGCGATGTGTTTGTAGTCGGTGGTGTTGAGCACATGGGGCACGTCAACATGCTGCACGGTCTGGATATCAATCCGGCCATGAGCAAGCACGTCGCCAAGGCGTCCATGATGATGGGCGTCACTGCCGAGATGCTGGCGCGGATGCACGGTATTGGCCGCGAACCCCAGGATGCGTTTGGTGCCCGCTCTCACCAGCGCGCCATGGCGGCTACCCTGGAAGGGCGTTTTGACCGTGAAATTATCGGTATCGAAGGGCATGACGAGAATGGTTTCCGCAGCCTGATCAGCCGTGACGAAGTGATCCGTGACGGTGTGACCGCCGAATCACTGGCGGAGCTGCCACCGGCGTTTATTCCCAAGGTCGGAACGGTGACCGCGGGGACATCATCTGCCATTTCCGACGGCGCTTCAGCGATGATCCTGATGTCAGCCAAACGGGCTCAGGAGCTGGGGCTGAAGCCCATCGCCGTGATCCGTGCCATGGCGGTATCGGGTTGTGACCCATCCATCATGGGTTACGGCCCGGTGCCTGCGACCAAGAAGGCGCTGAAACGTGCTGGTCTGAGTATGGAAGACATCGACATTATCGAGCTGAACGAAGCCTTTGCCGCGCAGGCACTGCCAGTGCTGAAAGACCTCAAGGTGCTGGACAAGATGGACGACAAGGTCAACCTCAATGGCGGTGCCATTGCTCTTGGCCACCCCTTCGGCTGCTCCGGCACCCGTATCTCTACCACCCTGCTGAACGTGATGCAGCAGCAGGATGCTACCCTTGGTCTGGCTACCATGTGTATCGGTATGGGCCAGGGTATCTCCACCATCTTCGAACGGCTCTGA
- a CDS encoding ADP-ribosyltransferase domain-containing protein — protein MALPPINNTHTPSTQTPTQTLAGLALPQPLAALAKCFLDCFRGQTALQQPPVLVTTQQQLSHYPQQVSPKAGSSKLASASRGDTPSRLTDTPVKQALHRVIREERMRLACAGELSMANLPRAEQLIRESLAVKDRTASAAKLSDDEFLAVRLYTTNLYPAINHHLRYQHNDKVVPVVGALQQGLQKLAASAEHRADGQLYRGISKNMSDEEVHRRFSPERPYRDSAFMSTSLNAQKAFIPGTRVELTLSSSSAVNIKAFAQHKDEEEALIPPDTPFQVQQMEKHEGVWQIRLKEMQEQEQEPAQNVQATETGSAVSGHDQISS, from the coding sequence ATGGCACTGCCGCCCATCAATAATACTCACACCCCGTCAACCCAGACACCAACCCAGACGTTAGCTGGACTTGCCCTCCCTCAACCACTGGCCGCACTGGCTAAATGTTTTCTGGACTGTTTTAGGGGACAAACTGCTCTGCAGCAGCCTCCTGTTCTGGTCACTACCCAACAGCAACTATCGCATTATCCTCAACAGGTGAGCCCTAAAGCAGGCAGCAGCAAACTAGCTTCCGCCAGCAGAGGTGATACCCCCTCCCGCCTGACCGACACACCCGTGAAGCAGGCATTACACAGGGTGATTCGTGAAGAGCGCATGCGGCTGGCCTGTGCCGGTGAACTGAGCATGGCCAACCTGCCACGCGCCGAGCAGCTGATCAGAGAGTCGCTGGCGGTTAAAGATCGCACTGCCAGCGCGGCCAAACTCAGTGACGATGAATTTCTCGCGGTGCGGCTGTACACCACCAACCTGTATCCGGCCATCAACCACCACCTGCGTTACCAGCACAATGACAAGGTGGTCCCCGTCGTCGGGGCGTTACAGCAGGGTTTACAGAAACTGGCCGCCTCGGCGGAGCATCGGGCAGACGGCCAGCTGTACCGGGGTATCAGCAAGAACATGAGCGATGAAGAAGTACATCGCCGCTTTTCACCCGAGCGTCCGTACCGTGACAGTGCTTTTATGAGTACCTCACTGAATGCACAGAAAGCCTTTATTCCCGGTACCCGGGTCGAACTGACACTCTCCTCGTCTTCAGCGGTCAATATCAAAGCCTTTGCCCAGCATAAAGACGAAGAAGAGGCATTGATTCCACCCGATACGCCATTTCAGGTGCAGCAAATGGAAAAACATGAAGGGGTATGGCAGATCAGACTGAAGGAGATGCAGGAGCAGGAGCAGGAGCCGGCGCAGAACGTGCAGGCGACAGAGACAGGCAGCGCCGTGTCAGGCCATGATCAGATCAGCAGCTAA
- a CDS encoding type III effector, with translation MINPISTEALPLDSSLPTSVSSSAPAKHPTDTSHLEKNKTVEKALTEHIAGHPAARTTMAALSQSIVQLFIACRGEIKGWADIVQAASRPHDSNRRGSGVLSPRFDVVGSVGWNPVTLRRTLHNGSLREQGTLALNMLLSDTFKGLLNQLLDQPEQSQRLQHLLDLSYLQANGKTLYQMEGWAGKMADSRTETGKARYMPAHQLTLGQISQQELAYHRHNPVNHPGQQTRVGFTIPPPADEQLQVLRGYGRHVWQVNPDSEFAQKAAAADKPTLAGPSGSASRMLAVSLLLAPACQQQLGIDDPQALKELMRYAAYGYYGQDDHHSLLEVNLGVASHGLAEQWDDSLYTQPFSQPIRAKDFTVDNQAHQHLFAQLQQE, from the coding sequence ATGATCAACCCTATTTCCACTGAAGCTCTGCCACTTGACTCCTCTTTACCGACCTCAGTGTCATCGTCTGCCCCTGCCAAACACCCCACTGACACCAGCCATCTAGAAAAGAATAAAACAGTGGAAAAAGCGCTGACCGAACACATCGCTGGCCATCCTGCTGCGCGTACTACGATGGCCGCACTGAGCCAGTCCATCGTGCAGCTGTTCATCGCCTGCCGCGGCGAGATCAAAGGCTGGGCTGATATTGTGCAAGCTGCCTCACGCCCCCACGACAGCAACCGCCGTGGCAGCGGTGTACTTAGCCCGCGCTTCGATGTGGTCGGCAGCGTCGGCTGGAACCCGGTGACCCTGCGTCGTACCTTACACAATGGCTCGCTGCGTGAGCAGGGCACACTGGCTCTGAACATGCTGTTGAGCGACACGTTCAAGGGCCTGCTCAATCAGCTGCTGGATCAGCCCGAACAGTCACAGCGACTCCAGCATCTGCTTGACCTCAGCTACCTGCAGGCTAACGGCAAAACGCTCTACCAGATGGAAGGCTGGGCGGGGAAAATGGCGGATAGCCGCACTGAAACAGGCAAAGCCCGGTATATGCCTGCACACCAGCTGACACTGGGCCAGATCAGCCAGCAGGAACTAGCCTATCACCGGCACAATCCCGTCAATCATCCTGGCCAGCAGACGCGTGTTGGATTCACTATCCCCCCTCCTGCGGACGAACAACTGCAGGTGCTGCGCGGCTATGGCAGGCATGTCTGGCAGGTGAATCCCGATAGTGAGTTTGCCCAAAAAGCGGCTGCCGCCGACAAGCCTACACTGGCCGGCCCCTCTGGCTCAGCGTCACGTATGCTGGCCGTCAGCCTGCTACTTGCCCCGGCTTGTCAGCAACAGCTCGGCATAGACGATCCTCAGGCACTGAAGGAGCTGATGCGCTATGCCGCCTATGGCTATTACGGTCAGGATGATCATCACTCCCTGCTGGAGGTCAACCTGGGCGTAGCATCCCATGGTCTTGCTGAACAATGGGACGACAGCCTCTATACCCAGCCCTTCAGCCAGCCCATCAGGGCCAAAGACTTTACTGTCGACAATCAGGCCCATCAGCATCTTTTTGCCCAGTTGCAGCAGGAGTAA
- a CDS encoding ADP-ribosyltransferase domain-containing protein produces the protein MPINSLSSAQQSSYIQSPAVQHTDKSNSASFLKSLLCCFTPGKAHQTSLDPMVTTTIQRDYPSSINSQRLHGSPMKHAINRIVEQEIKRLASQGIGDFSSGLTSGPEMIHDALQKKDTTPQATMLTDDEFLAIHLYSTNLYRPINHHLRYEPNPEVQPVVDALKDGLAKLAQHPDYQVNTTLYRGIEKRMPDSEIMQRFNAEKPYRDQAIMSTTTDPSIANSMTSRVSLRLHSHSAVNISPLARFPHEKEALILPNTPFHVSHMEKQLDTWHIDLEEIPQTVDNDNHDS, from the coding sequence ATGCCTATTAATTCATTATCGTCCGCTCAACAGAGCTCCTATATACAAAGTCCCGCTGTACAACACACTGATAAAAGCAATTCAGCCTCTTTTTTGAAATCACTACTCTGTTGCTTTACACCGGGCAAAGCACATCAGACATCGTTAGACCCCATGGTAACAACCACTATCCAGCGTGATTATCCAAGCTCAATAAACAGTCAACGATTACATGGCTCACCAATGAAACACGCCATCAATCGTATTGTGGAACAAGAGATCAAACGTCTTGCCAGCCAGGGTATTGGCGACTTCAGTTCAGGCCTCACATCGGGGCCAGAGATGATTCACGATGCGCTGCAAAAGAAAGATACCACCCCCCAGGCAACCATGCTGACGGATGACGAATTTCTGGCTATTCATCTGTACTCCACCAATTTGTACCGCCCCATCAATCACCATCTTCGTTATGAGCCTAATCCAGAAGTCCAGCCTGTTGTTGATGCACTAAAGGATGGCTTAGCCAAACTGGCACAGCATCCCGACTATCAGGTGAACACCACTCTCTATCGCGGCATAGAGAAAAGAATGCCTGACAGTGAAATCATGCAGCGTTTTAACGCTGAAAAGCCTTATCGTGATCAGGCCATTATGAGCACGACTACCGATCCCAGCATTGCGAACAGCATGACTAGCCGGGTAAGCCTTCGCCTTCATTCGCATTCAGCCGTCAATATCAGTCCTCTTGCTCGCTTTCCACACGAAAAAGAAGCCTTAATCCTCCCTAATACACCGTTTCATGTTAGCCATATGGAAAAGCAACTCGATACCTGGCATATCGACCTAGAGGAAATACCACAGACCGTCGACAACGATAACCACGATAGTTGA
- a CDS encoding ADP-ribosyltransferase domain-containing protein, whose protein sequence is MKTPSVSPTASPLHPELSSAVAKSKGKSSVLTKLGKLFSASSSKHSPATTATHTSQLAAFPGHISTPPSRYNDTPVKQALAREMTRFGYGVSAEDTFRVALQRKDANPALATMPDDEFLSLRLYTSTMFRAVNHQLRDGNPSADMQLVVGAMQNGLRRLAENPDNVAQTTLYRGINKSVSDQFIHNNFQLHGLYRDKTFVSASEDPSLVSASFTTLTVKNKKATDIQQRYQKSPLLEIESQSAVRIAPLSMSKDEQEALFQPNTPFLVTARDKTDSGRWHIKLKEMPELPTPE, encoded by the coding sequence ATGAAAACGCCCTCAGTCTCCCCAACGGCCAGCCCCCTGCACCCGGAGCTCAGCTCAGCGGTGGCCAAGAGCAAAGGGAAAAGCAGTGTGCTCACCAAGCTGGGGAAACTGTTCAGCGCATCATCGTCTAAACACAGCCCGGCAACCACCGCGACACATACCAGTCAGCTCGCTGCCTTTCCCGGTCATATCAGCACGCCACCCAGCCGCTATAACGATACGCCGGTCAAACAGGCACTGGCGCGCGAAATGACGCGCTTTGGTTATGGCGTGTCCGCCGAAGATACCTTCCGTGTCGCCCTGCAGCGCAAGGATGCTAACCCGGCGCTGGCAACAATGCCGGATGATGAGTTTCTAAGCCTGCGGCTGTATACCTCAACGATGTTTCGGGCGGTCAATCATCAGCTGCGCGACGGTAATCCCAGTGCAGATATGCAGCTGGTCGTCGGTGCCATGCAGAATGGCCTCCGACGGCTGGCGGAGAACCCGGACAATGTGGCGCAAACCACCCTCTACCGGGGCATCAATAAAAGTGTCAGCGACCAGTTTATTCACAACAACTTTCAGCTCCACGGCCTCTATCGTGACAAAACCTTTGTCAGCGCATCAGAGGATCCTTCGCTGGTTTCCGCCTCCTTTACCACCCTGACGGTGAAGAACAAAAAAGCCACGGACATACAGCAGCGCTATCAGAAAAGCCCCTTGCTGGAGATTGAAAGCCAGTCCGCCGTCAGAATAGCACCGCTGTCGATGAGCAAAGACGAGCAGGAAGCCCTGTTCCAGCCCAACACGCCCTTTCTGGTCACTGCCAGGGACAAGACCGACTCCGGTCGCTGGCATATCAAGCTGAAGGAAATGCCTGAATTACCTACCCCCGAGTAA
- a CDS encoding CesT family type III secretion system chaperone: MDNYPTQRLEYALRPLGADPAQLEALRQEGHLLWPLSAGSECLLVPGGEGNSVFIIHSLTHIDPEQDGRLLALALHLNLSPAHTLNASIALDIEQRLLCLRYCHSLISSDAEPLGQVLQQLHQLCAQLQDSIRRFRQDQQAGLNRAQITAGAGLSKRQELQP; this comes from the coding sequence ATGGACAACTATCCGACCCAACGCCTCGAATATGCCCTGCGCCCCCTCGGCGCCGATCCTGCACAACTGGAGGCATTGCGTCAGGAAGGTCATCTGTTGTGGCCACTGAGCGCAGGCAGTGAATGCCTGCTGGTGCCCGGCGGAGAGGGTAACAGCGTGTTTATCATTCACTCCCTGACCCACATCGATCCGGAGCAGGATGGCCGTCTGCTGGCACTGGCGCTGCACCTGAATCTGTCGCCTGCCCACACCCTTAATGCCAGTATCGCGCTGGATATCGAGCAGCGACTGCTGTGCCTGCGCTACTGCCACAGCCTGATCAGCAGCGACGCCGAACCACTAGGGCAGGTACTGCAGCAGTTGCACCAGCTGTGTGCTCAGCTGCAGGACAGCATCCGTCGTTTTCGTCAGGATCAGCAGGCCGGCCTGAACCGTGCCCAGATCACAGCAGGTGCAGGTCTGAGCAAACGTCAGGAGCTGCAACCATGA
- a CDS encoding class I SAM-dependent methyltransferase, with the protein MNPISASIALAFAQRQALFSRCQTENTTCYRLFHGTNEGLSGVTVDRYGDLYLIQSFHTPLGVEQYQQIVTATEQQLGQSVLWVYNDRSGNNSRIDTAQQDPALRPVDAALADHEGLELGVRYRVRGRHQGQDPLLFLDLRNARRYVLENSQGKDVLNLFSYTCGVGLCAAKGGAREVVNVDFAQSALAVGKENAELNGFPDSQISFVQSDFFPACRQLAGLPVAARRGKRLPSYPRLAARQFDLVFLDPPRYASSAFGTVDLLRDYQSLLKPAILATRDDGQLICCNNVAQVDMDSWRALVLRCAEKLGRPVRAVEVISPEEDFPSTDGQPPLKTLVLQF; encoded by the coding sequence ATGAACCCCATCTCTGCAAGCATCGCGCTCGCTTTTGCACAGCGTCAGGCGCTGTTCAGCCGTTGTCAGACGGAAAACACCACCTGTTATCGCCTGTTCCACGGTACCAATGAAGGTTTGTCCGGCGTCACGGTTGATCGCTATGGCGATCTCTATCTGATCCAGAGTTTCCATACGCCGCTCGGGGTGGAGCAGTATCAGCAGATCGTGACAGCGACAGAGCAGCAGCTGGGGCAGTCGGTGCTGTGGGTCTATAACGACCGTTCCGGCAATAACAGCCGTATCGACACCGCACAGCAAGACCCCGCTTTGCGACCCGTGGACGCTGCGCTGGCGGATCATGAGGGATTGGAGCTGGGCGTGCGTTATCGGGTTCGGGGGCGGCATCAGGGACAGGACCCGCTGCTGTTTCTGGATTTGCGTAATGCCCGGCGTTACGTACTGGAGAACAGTCAGGGCAAGGATGTGCTCAACCTGTTCTCCTACACCTGTGGTGTGGGCCTGTGTGCGGCCAAAGGCGGTGCGCGCGAGGTGGTGAATGTCGATTTTGCCCAGTCAGCACTGGCAGTGGGTAAGGAGAACGCCGAGCTGAATGGTTTCCCCGACAGCCAGATCAGTTTTGTGCAGAGTGACTTTTTCCCTGCCTGCCGTCAGCTGGCGGGCCTGCCGGTTGCCGCACGGCGTGGCAAGCGCCTGCCCAGCTATCCGCGGCTGGCTGCCCGGCAGTTTGATCTGGTGTTTCTCGATCCTCCGCGTTATGCCAGCAGTGCCTTTGGTACTGTCGATCTGCTGCGCGATTATCAGAGCCTGCTGAAGCCGGCCATTCTCGCCACTCGGGACGATGGTCAGCTGATCTGCTGCAATAACGTGGCACAGGTGGATATGGACAGCTGGCGTGCGCTGGTGTTGCGCTGTGCGGAAAAACTCGGCCGTCCCGTGCGGGCGGTAGAGGTGATCAGCCCGGAAGAAGACTTCCCCAGTACGGACGGTCAGCCGCCACTGAAAACCCTGGTGCTGCAGTTCTAG